The Schistocerca gregaria isolate iqSchGreg1 chromosome X, iqSchGreg1.2, whole genome shotgun sequence nucleotide sequence AAACCAGCTGGAAAAGAGCACCTCCCTCAGTAAGCAATcatcccagactggaacaactcgACCTTGTCTTTTGCTACAACTTCAACTGTTTACGATTatcaccatctccttccttccccctccCACTCCACCCAGCACAAACTCCACCCTGGAAAAACTACAGAACTACAGTCCTAGCATTGTGCATTCAGTTAGCAAAGATCAAAAATATATTCCTGTTGTATTAAAATGTTACTTGCCAATATGCCAAATTCGCTGCCACTAGTCAGCCCACTATGTTCAGAATCATTCCTATACCAGTAACATGTCAATCCAGATCTCCTAGCTGGAACTGTTATATCATATAGTAACACTGATCACCATCCAAATCCAGTAAAAGAAGTGGTTACTGCAATCATGAGTCTCAATAAAtgtggcacaattttttttttttttttttttttgaaagttacTGCTCTGTTTATCACTAGATTATATTTAATACTGATCTTTATGTTACTTCTTTCATAGTCTAGCTACACTTACCATTTAACTCTCATCTGGAATTTCTGCCATAAGAAAGGGTATTGTTTTGCAGGAATGAGGTCGGACACACAAACGTGTGTGACAAATATTAGAACTTTAATTGAACCTTAATGTGGCTTTCTGTTACTGAACTATATACCAACAATGACTGCATTTGGCAAAAATATCAGTATCCCAACTGCCTCAAATTATGTCCAATTTTGCAAAGGGAAAGTTGCGTGTGCAGTACTTAAAGTCAAATCCAGtataaaattacaaatattactCATTTCAATACACAGACAAGTACTCAATTACTCTGCTAAATATTGCTGTGATAACTTGCCATCATTGAAAAACTGTTCTATTAACAATTCCAACTTATCACAACTACCACTGTCACAATCATTTCCACTCCAGCTTAAAGGAACAGATTAACTAAAGCTACTGCATCGCAACTACTCCATTACAGTAAATCGTACTTCTGGGTGTTCAGCTGAGttgtcatttccattttatgtACAATACTTTGACGATTGACCCAGTCTTCTCCAAGTGCTGTGAGTACACACAAAAGCATAAATCCCAGCACCTGAAGAGGATGAATTTGTTGTTCACGGAGGTATTGTGCAAAAAAGAGCTCAGCTGAACGCCCAGAAGTGCATCATTACACAACATTCTTATTTTGCAAAGGAAAGATGTCATCCTAGGAGAGGAAGAGAAGTCTTTCCAGTTAGGTTTCTTAGCAACCCATCAGGGGTATTCCAGCCAACAATGCAGTATGACATTACATTACAGCAAAACATGCAAAGTGATAACTTCATAAAAATAATTTGGTGGAATTCCACATGTTAATTATATGGACATATATATCACAACAGACTAACAATGTTCAATCACAGGGCTCTAATTAACACCATAGTTGACAAAGTACACAGGAAGCTCTAAGAAGGTATTTTCCAAATAACATTTTCACAGTatacttggagagagagagagagagagagagagagagagagagagagagagagagagagagagagagagagaatgtccaTAAAAACATTTCCACTTCCCATTTGAAGGAGGTTTATTGGATTTGTATGTGAAAAATGCATTAATTCTTGGCATTAATTTATTGTTCCATCTTTTAGGCTGTGAGGCAATACATATAACCTTTATGAAAACACCACCAACATAGCTTTTACTTACTGTTATTCAGTTTATAATAATACATTAAAGAATTACACATTACTACAACAAATGCACCATGGCTACACTCAAGATAGTCTGCGACATGTCAAAATGAAAATGAACTGAACTTTTAAGATTTATTGCAGAAATAAACACAGCCATAAAACATGCCCAGTTGTTAAAGTGACAAAAGACACAAAgaagtacaaaaaacacacacacacacacgcacacatacacatgcacacatcaagcatgtcttcaAACATGCAGTACACAGTTTCACTTCATAGTACATTACAGCTTCAGAAAAAGTCAGTCCAAATTTTTGACAAATGAAGGAATGAGAAACTTTCTGTATAATCTAAATGTGTGTTGAATTCCACAGAACATACAAAAATACTCACACATCTCATTCAAAATATGTACactatacatctacatcaatacaacAAATATTACGGATATACAAGGCCCAGTATAAGCTTGCTAATTGGAGGAACAAAggagtcccattgtgttcagttgctgaacacaaaaatattcaaatgcagCCTGGCCAAGTTCTTACATCTCAGCTGTGCCAAAATAGTAACATTTTAAAGGGATATCATGAGAGAGCTGTTTATCTGTCACATAGACACACAAGTTTCAATACAAAACCATCAATGACATCAGACTGAATTGCCACATATGTCAAACTAAACAGAAATGGAAAGTACAAAAGTCAAATCCACTGACAGAGTTCCAATCCACACTTTTTCATACttataatggaaaataaaaaagtcCCATGTCAAATACAGTTAGTGAAATAGCACATTTTTTTATGTGATTAAAGATAGTACCAAAGAAGGTAGCTTGCTTAAGATATGACTCGCAGAGTTTTGAGAAAATATATAAGTTAACTTTACACGGAATTATCCACACtcaacatatttttaatatatgtttaAGACAATTATTGACTTCTACAGCTGCATTtcaaaatttgtgagcatttttatGCATCACAATGCGAAGATTTTGATTGTAAATTTCTGATTAGATGAAGTGGAAATTATGAACTGTGTTATCTAGGAGCATTATTatatacttttggattaaaggagagcACTTACCGAAAAGTAAAAGCATTGAGCTGTagataggcacacacaaaaaagaaagaaaaaaacttgcAAGCTTTCAGAATAATCCTTTTTTGAGTTGTTTTACTCAAGCTCAAAAAAGGATTCCTCCAAaaattagcaagttttctttcttttttctgtgcCTATCAATAACAACGCTTCTACTTTTCCGTGCATGGTCTCCtctaatccaaaagtatttacattctaccagaactttcctcCAACAACATGTAGTATATCATTCCCAGAACATTATTTCATGAATTTTTATTGACCTGTgtcctattttctgtctacagctgTGATAAAATGTCAAGCGTTTCATCGAATGATTGTGATTTACTTTTTTTTGTGCCACTGAATCCGATGTTTAGACAAAACTATTTTATCAGTTCAGATCAAGAATTTTCTAAAATATGACAATTCTGTTTTCAAAACCCAGCCTAGCAGCAATCAATGCCTTCAATCAAAAAACTGACAAACACATTACATCTGCATAAAAACAGACACCACTTGCAGGAAATCCAAAAACTCCCACGAAGGTCTGCTGCTGCTCCCCCCTCACTCAGAATGTTTGTGCAGCTATCAAGATTAAATTTTTTATGCACTCAGTAATGATATGATGTCACTAAATATAGCAGCAAAACCTAGCTGTGCAATTCAGACACTGATTCAGACAAAACTTTTTTACCTTTATACTAAAAAATTACAGCCTTCAAAAATACACTTCTGTTCAGAAATTAATTCTCCTCTTCTGCTGATCTACACTGTCAGCACTGACATATTTGAAAGACTGACAACATCTCCTTTAGGTTAACACTTTTTTTTGTCCGGTTTCTATAACCCATCAACTCGCTTTCATACTCTGATTGCACAATGATTACATGAGGAATAAGTGAACATCATGACATACTGTTATAGGAAAGAAACTTAAAgatatgaatatgtaataaaaagtaaagTTTTGTGAAATTCTAGCGCTAGTTCAGTAAGTACAAAACTGTGAAAATGATGCAAAAAATTTTACAGAGAACCTGTTTTGGTATCATTTAAGACAGCTCTGCAGATAAATATTCAGAGCAAACTTCACAATATAAATAACAGATCAACATATTAAAACGTTTCCTTAGTTCTTTCTGCTCTCTCAACATATGTGTAAATAAGTGGTAGCCAAGCTTCACAAAAAGCAAATGATGGATTTAAGTGctattcacaaaaaaataaaagttttctacTATAACACTTCACTGGAAAGAAGTCGTGCCTAAGGGCTCTACTTTCATTTCCGTAACAATTTTTATCTTCGACAATTTTCTCTAGACTAAAAACATTGCACAGAAAGCATTATGGAAATCGTTGAAGTTTATGTTCAGTATTGGTTAAAAGTGTCCACAAAGCACTTTATCAAAGGGCAAGAATATTGTAATACTGTATCTACTTTACGAATCTTGTGAACAATTTGAAACAATACCATAGCTTATGTCCTCTACACTGATATTGGCTCCTTTTTTTACTTAGTAGCACAATTTGATTTAAAAtatgacaaatattttattaactttTGTCTAAGCACAAACACATTTTCCAAAGACTAAAATCGTTTCAAGCATGCACCACCTTTTTTTCCCTCTTGCTTGTTTTTGGGCCCAATGGACAAGAACTTTGCTATTTTAATTATTGAACCACAAAAAGTACCTTGATTTCATTTCCAGCATTTCAGTCTGTTATACATTAAATATTACTATTTggtacagaaaatgttatattaaataAAATACAGCAGTTATATAATTTATTTGCTACAGGCAAGTTCATGAAGTGCACAATTCTGTGCACATAAAAATGCTGTGACACCACATGGAAACAGTGGTCAACAAAACTTCTTAAAAATTATATATGTTTAGGTTTTTAGGACATCCATACCAATGGATTCCAGAAAAACACCCATTGGTGTTCTCTTCAAACATATTGCCTCCATCGTATTAACAAGTTTATTCTTCATGTTTCGAAGTCTCATAGATGCATGCACAAATGttactgaaagaaataaaaacaaaattagtaacatcaaagaaaattttggaaaattgaaGCCAACAAGTTAAAAAATGGAGCTACACTGATAAAAGTAAACAGGCTTCCTTTTTCAAGTAACCTGGCTACATTAACTCCAAGCTACTTTTAAGTGATGCAGCAACTGAATAAGTTTGATTACTGTCATACACCTATGTTGGGTGCCACACATTTTTGATGCTTTTTAGAAGGATTTGTCAGCATAAAGTTAGTTATATTGGATAATGGCATGTCAATATCAGTTCAAGAAACAAAAACATAAGATTAAGATTGGGGAGAAGCAAAGCTCTATGTGTATAATAGACCAGAACAGACAAGTGCAATTTCTGTACTCCCTCTAGATAGAAACTGTACATCCAGTAAAAGCAATACTTTTGTAACAACACAACCAAATGAATATTTGTTGTAATCAATGACCAAAAGGAGGagacaaaatatataaattttctgAAAATGGCAGGCACCTGCCCAGTAAGCAACTCTGGTAAGGGAAAGTGAAATGTAATGTGACGTTGATAAACAGAGGAAaagggagggggaagaaaggaaagaaaggaaagaacatGTTTAAAAGTTAAGAACGTAAAGCTGTTATCAACCTACATGTCAGTTTGACTGgattaataacaaaaataactttatttaaaatgtGTGTGGCTGTATTAATTTAAACTAGTCTAATACAAAAATTATGGTTATGTACATAAAAGACAAACCGATTAATTTCAGCAATGAATAAGTTGGGATGTTTAATATGAAAACAACTGTGCTATACTAAAAGGAGACAAATCTGTTACAATCCTACATACAGTGTGCTACTTTAATAACTCATTAGCACCTAGTCCTTACTGCACAAATAAAATTTCCACAAAAAGCTGAAAAATTAAGACAAAGGTTGCAGATTGTCGTCTTCAGTCAGTATACTGCCATGCACACAGGACACTATGTACACAGAAATGTTTTGGGATAAAACTAGTGATTAGAAAACTAGTGTATTTTATTGACATATTTACTGGAATCATAACTACAAAAAGCAGGTAGACTGACATATTTACTGGAATCATAACTACAAAAAGCAGGTAGACGATtacttaatttcatttaattttaaaatataggtTTGCTTAAATGGCTTCACTTGACATTTAATAAACAAATTTACCTGCAACAGGAAGCAATATACCCATCAGAAAAACTAACATGGATCCCAGCAAATAAACAGCAAAGTGAATGGCAACTAATATAAGTATTAGTCCAAAAACTGGGTAGTTCTTCTTAAATGCTCTGGTTGATGCTGAAGAGTTAATGAAATAGTAAAAAAGGCAAAATGCACCAAATGTTGACAGAAATCCCAGAAACAAATCCACTGGATGAATAACACTGAAAAAGTAAGAAACACAATCTGTAAACTTTTTCTTTTAGGAGACCAATACAAAACTAAATTCAGTTAGAGATTAATTAATATCCAAATTACAAGATATAAGTTTGTTAACTGTGTGTTCCATGGATCATAACTGACATGCACATCTTTCCAGCACCTCCCTGTGGGTCAgcctttaaactttgttttctgttcATTAATTACTCTGTTTTATATTATACCACTTGACTCTAATCAGATAAGTTGTTTAGTTTGGCTACTTTTGCATCATGGCCACAGAGATCATTCACTAGCTCATGAACATTTATATCACTGACTACATTTTCAtctacaaaaatgttgtctattagTGTTCTGTATTCATGTGTGATTTTGATGGGAAAATTAACAACAGAACATATGCCGTGAGTGTTAAGTAATATTTCAACATTGTTCCTTTTATCCGAGTCTAACGCAATATTTAATAGTAAAGTCCTCAGAGCCTTATAGGTGGGAAATTTGTAATAGTAGAAGTGAGTATGCTACAAATGTAATGGATATCAGTTGGACCAACACTACTAAAATAAGCCAGTGAAATAATTAGGTCAGTAGACAGGTAATGCCAAACGAGTGTTCCCCCAGGGCTCTGCATGCGACAGTGACAATTGTCCATGCCACCTCAGTGACGATTCATCATAATGAAGGTGTTAAAAGAGAGGAATAGCACAAACTATTTACCAGAGCGCTACCACTAAAACAGAAAATAGGGTGGAGCAGAAAAAGGGGGAATAACCTCATCTAAACACAATTAAAATAGAGCAAGAGGGATGACCAAGGCAGCTGGGGAAAGAGGTAGGGTCGAGGGACCCTCAGAACCAGCATGTAGTGGAAGATGCCCCAGTCCAAACCACCCCACCCCCATCCATAAAGTAGATGATGCCTACGGGTTTATAGAGATTAGGCATTTTGTCTATCAGCCCCTCGTTGCTTTGGTAATTCAAATAAAGCAATGTGGAACAAGAAAAGGAGAACTGACAGCTCCAGGTTTTGCATCCTTCCCATTGTGGATGAAAATAGGTGCAACAGTAATTTAAGTAAGTAGTAGTTCAAGTGAGAGAAAACCCAGGCAGCTAAAATCTAACCAGTCACTGAAGGACACTTCAAAAgaggtaatcattgtcatattaaaATGGGCTGAGAAAATGAAGACTGTAAGGAATTGAGAGGCAGTTAGCTTAAACTGTTACAGAAAtaaaacagagagaaaaaaaattataacagcCTGACAGTGCAGAGGTAGAAAGTTGCTGTAAGGCCACTCGGGGCACATGCCGCAATGAGAGGAACCCCTCTCCCCCCACAGATCCATCCAACACTAAACATTGAAGtgcaataaattttattataaaatctGCTTTCCCTCAGAAAACTTATAATGTTAGCTGTTATCCCATCATCTGCAAGTATCTGTAGTAAGGAGGTAGACAGGTTAATGGCTCAGATCAGGCCACATACTTCAAGAATATGGGCTATTGTAATATTACTAACACAGCTGCTTTAAGGGGAGACTTCCAGAGGTGAATGGAACTCATGGGTATGTCTGGTGTAGCTCTCACAGATTCAGCACAGTATGATATCTTTACGAGAGGCTTAAAGAGAAGTGTGCCACACCTCAGTGGTACCTTTAATTTCTCCAAGCTTGTTGAAGGTCATGGTAGCCTGCCATTCCGTATGCCAGAGACTCAAAATTTGGTGTCGAACTTACCATCTTAGGTCTGTGCCTGGTACTCCAAATTTAAATCTGTCTCCTGTGGTTGCTTCTTTAGATAATTTGTTCATTTCCGAGAATACCCACATGGCTCAGTTACTGTTGTTATGGAGGTATGGATGTCAACTAATAGGTGTCTGATGTTAGTGACCAACAAGTTTCTGGGATAGCATTGAGATATGTCTTGTCAGCAGCTCCTTAGTGGCAAGATATAGCCCATGGTATGACTTGCAACTCTGCAGCATATACACAAATGTATCAGCAGAGAATACTTCCTGTGTCCCCTAGCATGTGCAAAACACACAATCCACTGTGTCATTGATTTCCTATCCCTCTATGTAGATGTGTGTCGAATTTGCGTACTCACGGATAGTTTAAATAAATAGGCACATTGTAATGTGGAATCAGCATTTTCCTTAGAGCTACaggagatgtgcatctgaatcataGGATTGGGTACACACCACAGTGGGGGAGGTGGGTGCCCAGACGGaacactatacagggtgaacattaataaaactgacaaactgcctgGATGGATTCCTGAcaaaatggaggaaaaaggtcctataaacatgggtccagaaatgGACAATGTGCATGCAATGACAAAAATAatcctggaacacagtacagagctgcagtgCATCAACATGACAACTGGTGTCCCAAGTGGTCTACACGAGA carries:
- the LOC126297803 gene encoding PRA1 family protein 3 isoform X2, translating into MNKKGSKMDVEIAPLRSLGDFMLESARFQIPNFRDLDKWEKRVVNNLLYYQTNYFLLGIVIFAIVGVIHPVDLFLGFLSTFGAFCLFYYFINSSASTRAFKKNYPVFGLILILVAIHFAVYLLGSMLVFLMGILLPVAVTFVHASMRLRNMKNKLVNTMEAICLKRTPMGVFLESIDKFTSEMSGEAHTKLKDAKSK
- the LOC126297803 gene encoding PRA1 family protein 3 isoform X1; protein product: MNKKGSKMDVEIAPLRSLGDFMLESARFQIPNFRDLDKWEKRVVNNLLYYQTNYFLLGIVIFAIVGVIHPVDLFLGFLSTFGAFCLFYYFINSSASTRAFKKNYPVFGLILILVAIHFAVYLLGSMLVFLMGILLPVAVTFVHASMRLRNMKNKLVNTMEAICLKRTPMGVFLESIGKIKYIKEEAHKIQEIFPDKHQKSPLPN